The DNA window GGAATATGGATGAGGGTTGAGGGAAGATGGATGAAGGATGAGGGAAAATGGATGATGAACCAATGTTATAAGACGGGAAGTGGAGTGTCGCACTATCTTAGAATCTTGATGAAGTATTGAGGCTTTCAACTCCATCGTCGTTCGTTTTTTCCTTGTTTCGTGGTGAGTAGAATTGAAGTAAATATCTTCTTGAATTCACTTGCCTCTCTCAGAAAATCTTGAATCTTTTCCAGGCCTGTTCTTTCGTCGAAGACGGCTTCCAAAACCCTTAGCCAATAGTGGCTCTCTCTACTTTCTTTCAGAACAATACCAATCTTATGAGCAAAATCCTTTCTGGATCACTCCCGACAGGTCGGGATGCCTCCTCGTAGTTGCTGCCAATTGAAGTAGATGACTTTGCAAGTTGATTACACGGAACTGAGTATTTGAATCGATTTGGCAAACTACTGAGAAACATCAACATATTTACCCCAAAACTGAATGTCCTATCCAGTAACTCAATGGTCTCATCCTTCATTCTTTGAGCTCATTTAACTATCTTGAAGGCATGAATCACCACACAATGTCAATTCCCAATCCTCCGCCCTCCATCTCCCATCTCACATCATACATCTCCCATCCTCCATCTTCCATCACCTACTCCTCTTTCTTGCTTGCTGCCACCATCTTCTGTTCAAGATCCTTTGGAAGTTCCTCATAATGGCTGAACGCTTCGGTGTGAAAACCCCGCCCACCCGTGAGTGAACGGAGCGTGGTGGAATACCTATAGAGGTTTGCCTGAGGTACGTGAGCCTTAATAACCTGAAAACCGCCCTCAGTTTCCATTCCAAGAATCTTGCCACGGCGGCCTGAAATGTCGCCCATGACGTCTCCCATATGATCCTCGGAAACTCTGATCTCTATCTCGCTGATGGGTTCCAATAAACAGGGCCGCGCTTTCATGAATGCCTCCTTGAATGCCTCTCTTCCAGCGATCTGGAAAGCAATATCTTTGGAATCCACGGGGTGTTGTTTGCCATCGTAAAAATCCGCCTTCACATCCACCACCCTGTATCCGGCAAGGATTCCCTCTTCAGAAGCCGCCCGCACTCCCTTCTCCACGGAGGGTACAAATACCCGGTCCACATTTTGACCCACAAGACTATTCGTGAATTCAACACCGGAACCGCGGGGCAGAGGCTGGATATTCATCCGCACTTCCGCAAATTGTCCCGCCCCGCCTGTCTGTTTTTTGTGACGAAACCTGGAGTTCCCCTTTCCTTTGATGGTCTCCCTGAAGGGAACCCGAGGTTCCACGAGATCCACATCCACGTTGAACTTTCGCCTGAGTCTTTCCACAACGATCTCCAACTGCAGTTCACCCTGGCCCGAAAGGATGGTCTGCTTCAGCTCCGGATCGACTTTGAAAATGAAGGTCGGGTCCTCCTCGTGGAGTGTTGCCAGACCCATGGCGATTTTCTCTTCATCCCCTTTCGAATTGGTCGCAACGGCTTCATGAATGTTCGGCAGAGGAAATTGAATCCTGGGAAATTCCACCCTTGATTTCCTGTCACAAAGGGTATCTCCTGTGTGAGTATTCTTCAACTTCACGACCGCCCCCACATCACCTGCCGTTATCACGGCCGTTTCCTTCCGGGTTTTACCGTTCATGACAAAGACCTGCCCCAACCGTTCCGATGCTTTGCGCGACGAATTCCACAAATCCAAACCGCTCTTGACGGCTCCCGAGTAGACGCGGAAAAATGAGAGTTCTCCCACATGAGGTTCGCTAACGGTCTTGAAAACAAATAGCGTGGCAGGTGAATCCTCTGAAGTAACTACATCCACCTCTTCTTCGGTCCCCTCCTTGAGGGCCCTGACGGATTCCACATCGGCGGGAGACGGACAGTATTTGGAGATGATATCCATCATCCGCGAAACCCCCACGTTCTCATCTGAAGCCACACACATAAGGGGAATGACAGTACCGTTGAGGATGGCGGCGTGAATGCCGCCCCGAAGCGCTTCCTCAGATAGACTTCCTTCTTCGAAGAACTGCTCAAGGAGGGAATCGTCGGATTCAGCGATGTATTCGATCAATTCCTTGTGCAGGGATTGCACCTTGGATTGCCAATCATCGGGAAGGGGGCCTTCCTGAAACTTTCCACTCCCATCCGTTTCATACGTCAGCAACTCCTGTCTGAGCACATCGGCTATCTGATTGAAACCGGGCCCCGGATTCAGAGGAAGCGTGAAAGGAAAAATCCTCTTCGAATAGTGTGCACGAAGCGTCTCGAGGACGCCTTCAAAATGTGTATTCTCTTTATTCAACATGGTGATCACGATCAATTTGGGGAGGTCGAATTCATCTGCGGATTTCCATACAAGGTCCGTCCCCGCTTCCGGACCCGAGACGCCGTGGACGGTGGTCAGGACAAAATCCGATACTCTCAGGGCACTCTTTGCCTCACCAGCAAAATCGAAAAAACCGGGCACGTCCATCATGTTGAGCTTCTTTCCCAACCATTCACAATGGAGCAGAGTTGCGCTGATCGAGATCTGTCTCTTGATCTCGTCAGCGTGATAGTCGGATACCGTGGTCCCATCCTCTATCGTTCCAATTCGATTCGTCGCACCCGCATTGTAGAGCATGGCTTCGGACAAAAGCGTCTTTCCTGAAGTCCCGTGACCCACGACAGAAAAATTCCGAATATCTCCGGATCGACTGTCATCCATGGGCATTCCTTTCTAGCACGCCGCCGCCGGAATTGATGAAGTCCCGCAGCGCCGGTACGATATAATGATCTTCAATTCTCAGTTGGCGGAAAGATTCCCCCAGTACTCGTAATCGCTGGCCCAGTGGTCTTCTCTTATTCAAGACAATGAACTGTTCACCATTAGCCGTGCAGTAGCCCCCCACAAAATCACCTTCACCCTCAATGAGAACGATCCCCATTTGCTCTGCCAGCTTCTCGAAATGGGCATACAGTTCGTCCGGTCCCATCAGAGAACCTCGTCACGACCGGACTTCTTGAGAAGGGTGACAATTTTCTTCACTTCTTCCACCCTATCTCTCGAAACAACAAGTGTCGCGTCGTCAGTGTTCACAACTACAATATTCTTCAGCCCTATAACCGCTGTCAATTTGGAATTGGAGTGAATCAGACTGTTCTCCGCGTCAACCACAATGGCATCGCCCCGGATGACGTTGCCGGACCCGTTCTTGGGCAACATATCGTAGAATGAATTCCAGGAACCGAGGTCACTCCATTCGAATTCAGACCTGACGACAACGATGTTCTCCGCTTTCTCCAGAATACCGTAGTCCACCGATTTAGGCGTCAGCAGTTCCCACTGGTCCTCGAGCGTGGACGGGTAGTCTTCTGTGCCAACCGACTCACCGATATCCTTCAGGATTTCGTAGTGCTCGGGCAGGAGAGTTTCCATGGCATCAAGGTACGCCGACGCCTTCCATACAAACATCCCGCTATTCCAGAGGAAATCGCCGCTCTTGAGGAACCGCTCCGCTACGGATCGGCTCGGCTTTTCAGCGAACGTCTTCACCTTATAAGCTTTCCCTTCGATGAGTTCATTTCGCTGATCAAACTGAATATACCCGTATCCAACGTGGGGGGAGGACGGCACCACCCCAATAGTGACAAGAGCATCCTCGCTCCGGGCCAGCTCCGAGGCAGTCCTCAGCGCGGCGGAGAACTTCTTATGACCAACGATAAGGTGATCAGCGGGGAAAACTCCCATAACCGAATGAGGGTCGCGCTTGAGAAGATGGTAGGCTGAGAGACCTATACACGGCGCCGTATTCTTGCCCGATGGCTCCACAATGATATTCTCATGACTTACACCTTCGATTTCATCCTTAATTCTTGACTCTTGTTCGCGACCGCTGACGATTACTATCTCCTTCATGAAATCCATTTTGCGCAGTCGGTCAACCGTTATCTGAAGCATGGACCGGTCACCAATAATATTCAGAAGTTGCTTGGGACGAGAGTCCCGGCTCAGGGGCCAGAATCGCGTACCCCTCCCACCTGCCATTATAACTCCATACATACCTTCAGATTTCATGATCGATCAGCTCTCCCTCACTCATCGGGGCAGCGCACCTGGCTGTTCTGGATACTCGAGAACTACCCCTTCGACATCCCAGTTGGCTCGAACCTCAATGGTGTCGGAAAAAACAAGAAATGGTTCAGAGGGTTGAAACGGAATAGCCTGACCATACGTATATCTGCCGTTCCCATCTCTGTCCTGATAAGCTGTCAAAATCCAAAATAGAGCCGGAAGCGTACTGAAGGAAAAGCCACCTTCTGAATTTACACTGACTGAATAAGAATTCGACAGATTTTCTGTGGCCGAAACCGTGACAACAGAATTCTCAATGAATTCTCCCATGACGGAACCGTACAGTCCACCGGATGCGATCTCCTCATTTACCTTGATCTCAAAATGGACGGTGCTGTCCTCCATACCTGCCCCTTGAAGGGAGCGTATCATATGCCCGAGAAGTATTATATCGTAGGTTTGGTCTGGGCGCCATCCTTCTTCCGGCACCACCAGCAACCTGGCGGAGTTGACCCAGTGAACCGTGGATTTCAGGCGCGTCTGAGAGGTGTCCATAACGGCGACCGCTTCCTGAAGATTCTCCACCTGAACCGGCTCGTCAAACTGAACATGAACAGGGTCGATGCCGGGATCTATCCGCACCGGTTTGTCCTTCCCGGGGATAACCACGACCGGAGCCAGAGTGTCCCTTTGCGGCACAACCAGCTTACGGGCAAATTCGGAGACAATCTCACCTGTTGAATCCTGAAGTCCAGAAACGGATAGGAGGTAACCCTTCCCCTCCTCCAGACCCTCAGCGTGGAAGAGGATTTCTCGGCCTCCATCATGGTACTGAAATAGTAGACCGGGTTCGATTTTCGTGGAGTCATCCAGATTAACAAGTTCAATCACAAAGTCTTGTTGTGCGGAAAGATCAACCGGATTTGTGAATCGGACTGTGCCCCGGCGTGATGTTTCCATCCCCGCCGAGACAACCCGGAAGGGAGGAACCTCTTTGAAAAGCTTTGCATTCACATGTCTCACAGTGTCGTTGCGAGAGACAGAGATGGGACCCTGCCAGTGTACACCATAGGGCATTCTCGAAGGGACAACAGGTGCAGGAGGCGTCCCGCCGCGGAGCGCGATCACCTGGTACGGGCCTGGGTCTAGATACGAGAAGGTGTAGCGACCCGAATCGTCTGTTTCAACGTAATAATCTGGTTCTTGGGCAAACAGACTGTCCAGCTCACTATTCCCAGCCCGGTAGAGATAGACTGTGCTGGAACCTTCCTTTT is part of the Candidatus Neomarinimicrobiota bacterium genome and encodes:
- a CDS encoding Ig-like domain-containing protein; its protein translation is MRSANKVPSIFDFSLLKSRHTVFASLSILLGCAAVSPPPGGPVDETPPFLDSVIPRSGTTGISGGFVMTLIFSERLKEPESAKGVRIAPALTTPVTIRVKKNRILVNFPESLAESQTYLITVTRNIQDEHGNRLDRTYQVALSTGTEVSQGRINGTVYSEKEGSSTVYLYRAGNSELDSLFAQEPDYYVETDDSGRYTFSYLDPGPYQVIALRGGTPPAPVVPSRMPYGVHWQGPISVSRNDTVRHVNAKLFKEVPPFRVVSAGMETSRRGTVRFTNPVDLSAQQDFVIELVNLDDSTKIEPGLLFQYHDGGREILFHAEGLEEGKGYLLSVSGLQDSTGEIVSEFARKLVVPQRDTLAPVVVIPGKDKPVRIDPGIDPVHVQFDEPVQVENLQEAVAVMDTSQTRLKSTVHWVNSARLLVVPEEGWRPDQTYDIILLGHMIRSLQGAGMEDSTVHFEIKVNEEIASGGLYGSVMGEFIENSVVTVSATENLSNSYSVSVNSEGGFSFSTLPALFWILTAYQDRDGNGRYTYGQAIPFQPSEPFLVFSDTIEVRANWDVEGVVLEYPEQPGALPR
- a CDS encoding mannose-1-phosphate guanylyltransferase, giving the protein MKSEGMYGVIMAGGRGTRFWPLSRDSRPKQLLNIIGDRSMLQITVDRLRKMDFMKEIVIVSGREQESRIKDEIEGVSHENIIVEPSGKNTAPCIGLSAYHLLKRDPHSVMGVFPADHLIVGHKKFSAALRTASELARSEDALVTIGVVPSSPHVGYGYIQFDQRNELIEGKAYKVKTFAEKPSRSVAERFLKSGDFLWNSGMFVWKASAYLDAMETLLPEHYEILKDIGESVGTEDYPSTLEDQWELLTPKSVDYGILEKAENIVVVRSEFEWSDLGSWNSFYDMLPKNGSGNVIRGDAIVVDAENSLIHSNSKLTAVIGLKNIVVVNTDDATLVVSRDRVEEVKKIVTLLKKSGRDEVL
- a CDS encoding elongation factor G gives rise to the protein MDDSRSGDIRNFSVVGHGTSGKTLLSEAMLYNAGATNRIGTIEDGTTVSDYHADEIKRQISISATLLHCEWLGKKLNMMDVPGFFDFAGEAKSALRVSDFVLTTVHGVSGPEAGTDLVWKSADEFDLPKLIVITMLNKENTHFEGVLETLRAHYSKRIFPFTLPLNPGPGFNQIADVLRQELLTYETDGSGKFQEGPLPDDWQSKVQSLHKELIEYIAESDDSLLEQFFEEGSLSEEALRGGIHAAILNGTVIPLMCVASDENVGVSRMMDIISKYCPSPADVESVRALKEGTEEEVDVVTSEDSPATLFVFKTVSEPHVGELSFFRVYSGAVKSGLDLWNSSRKASERLGQVFVMNGKTRKETAVITAGDVGAVVKLKNTHTGDTLCDRKSRVEFPRIQFPLPNIHEAVATNSKGDEEKIAMGLATLHEEDPTFIFKVDPELKQTILSGQGELQLEIVVERLRRKFNVDVDLVEPRVPFRETIKGKGNSRFRHKKQTGGAGQFAEVRMNIQPLPRGSGVEFTNSLVGQNVDRVFVPSVEKGVRAASEEGILAGYRVVDVKADFYDGKQHPVDSKDIAFQIAGREAFKEAFMKARPCLLEPISEIEIRVSEDHMGDVMGDISGRRGKILGMETEGGFQVIKAHVPQANLYRYSTTLRSLTGGRGFHTEAFSHYEELPKDLEQKMVAASKKEE